Proteins from one Colias croceus chromosome 22, ilColCroc2.1 genomic window:
- the LOC123701657 gene encoding zinc transporter 2-like isoform X2: MKLLNDSYTEVTVAAPAETEEHCHWKRPEPPSAVPQLLTALVLCFVFMICELIGGYLAGSLSVMSDAAHMLSDCGGFALALLAFRCASRPPTAHMSYGYRRAEVLGAMASVLLIWALTGVFVYVAALRVRTGEYTIEPDMMMIVSGCGVAFNVLLALVLHGCASDIAHHHSHGGAACTHTHAHAHTQGSPKRFRLFGRRDKPANGVANGDYSLKDMAAAETSVLGGAQRNINLRAALIHVIGDLIQSCGVLLAAIIIKFYPEAKVIDPICTFVFSILVLLTSARVVRDALAMLMQAVPQDFRYRECVSALSAVSGVRHVHSVHAWALSTHHVVLTAHVAIDELAEWEAVLSRCQALARAQYGVASACFQVERYSAEMSACRSCAHLAAP, translated from the exons GACAGTTACACGGAGGTCACGGTGGCCGCACCAGCGGAGACGGAGGAGCATTGTCATTGGAAGCGGCCGGAGCCCCCCAGTGCTGTGCCGCAGCTGTTGACTGCTCTTGTGCTGTGTTTTGTGTTTATG ATATGCGAGCTAATCGGCGGGTATCTAGCCGGCAGCCTCTCGGTGATGAGCGACGCTGCGCACATGCTGAGCGACTGCGGCGGGTTCGCGCTCGCTCTGCTGGCCTTCCGCTGCGCGTCCAGACCGCCCACTGCACACATGTCGTATGGCTACCGGCGAGCTG AGGTACTCGGCGCAATGGCGTCCGTTCTGCTCATATGGGCGTTAACCGGCGTGTTCGTGTACGTGGCCGCGTTGCGCGTGCGCACCGGCGAGTACACGATCGAGCCGGACATGATGATGATCGTGTCTGGTTGTGGAGTCGCTTTCAATGTGCTCCTGGCCTTAGTACTGCATGGATGCGCTTCAGATATTG CCCACCATCACTCACACGGCGGCGCAGCGTGTACGCACACGCACGCGCACGCACACACGCAAGGCTCGCCTAAACGGTTTCGTTTATTCGGACGGCGGGATAAACCTGCTAACGGTGTGGCCAATGGCGACTACAGTCTGAAGGATATGGCCGCCGCTGAGACCAGCGTGTTGGGGGGTGCGCAGAG AAATATAAACTTGCGAGCCGCTCTGATTCACGTTATCGGGGACTTGATTCAAAGTTGTGGAGTTCTTCTCGCCGCTATAATCATTAAGTTTTAC CCAGAAGCGAAAGTAATAGATCCGATATGCACATTCGTATTCAGCATACTGGTTCTGCTGACGTCAGCGCGCGTCGTTCGGGACGCGTTGGCCATGTTGATGCAAGCTGTGCCGCAGGACTTTAG GTACCGCGAGTGTGTGAGCGCGCTGTCGGCCGTGAGCGGCGTGCGGCACGTGCACTCGGTGCACGCGTGGGCGCTCTCCACGCACCACGTGGTACTCACCGCGCACGTGGCTATCG ATGAGCTGGCGGAGTGGGAGGCTGTGCTGTCCCGGTGCCAAGCGCTGGCGCGGGCGCAGTACGGCGTGGCCAGCGCGTGCTTCCAGGTGGAGCGGTACAGCGCCGAGATGTCCGCCTGCCGCAGCTGCGCGCACCTCGCCGCGCCCTGA
- the LOC123701660 gene encoding glucose-6-phosphate isomerase yields MSPRRMLSAALIQQFRCSLCLKSRTLSILKMEPKVNLKQDPAYQKLQEYYNNNADKINILQLFQQDADRFNKYSLRIPTPNDGEILLDYSKNRIDDTTFSLLLNLAKSRNVEKARDAMFAGEKINFTEDRAVLHVALRNRQNRPIMVNGKDVTPDVNAVLEHMKEFSTQVISGAWKGYTGKPITDVINIGIGGSDLGPLMVTEALKPYANHLKVHFVSNIDGTHLAEVLKRLNPETALFIIASKTFTTQETITNATSAKTWFLEAAKDPAAVSKHFVALSTNGEKVTAFGIDPKNMFGFWDWVGGRYSLWSAIGLSISLYIGFENFEKLLDGANFMDNHFCTAPLEKNAPVILALLGVWYGNFYGAETHALLPYDQYLHRFAAYFQQGDMESNGKYVTRGGETVEYSTGPVVWGEPGTNGQHAFYQLVHQGTRLIPCDFLAPAQTHNPIANGAHHKILLANFLAQTEALMKGKTDAEAKAELEKSGMAPEAIAKILPHKVFKGNRPTNSIVVKKFTPFTLGALIAMYEHKIFTQGVIWDINSFDQWGVELGKQLAKAIEPELQDGKKITSHDASTNGLINFLKENF; encoded by the exons ATGTCACCGAGACGTATGTTATCAGCGGCGTTGATACAGCAGTTTCGGTGTTCTCTCTGCTTGAAATCACGTACGCttagtattttgaaaatggaaccaaaagtgaatttaaaacaagacCCGGCGTATCAGAAGTTACAAgaatattacaataacaaCGCCGATAAGATAAATATCCTACAGCTATTCCAACAAGATGCAGACCGCTTTAATAAATACAG TCTTCGTATTCCCACACCAAATGATGGTGAGATCCTCCTGGATTACTCCAAAAACCGCATCGATGACACCACCTTTTCACTGCTGCTCAACTTAGCTAAGAGCCGCAATGTTGAGAAAGCTAGAGATGCTATGTTTGCTG GTGAAAAAATCAACTTCACTGAGGACCGAGCAGTACTCCACGTAGCCCTCCGCAACCGTCAGAACCGGCCCATCATGGTCAACGGCAAGGATGTCACACCAGATGTGAATGCAGTGCTCGAACATATGAAGGAGTTCTCTACGCAAGTTATTAGTGGAGCATGGAAGGG gtaCACTGGCAAGCCAATCACTGACGTCATCAACATTGGAATCGGAGGTTCCGATCTCGGACCTCTGATGGTCACAGAGGCTTTGAAACCTTATGCCAATCATCTtaag GTACATTTCGTATCAAACATCGACGGTACCCACCTAGCCGAGGTGCTAAAGCGATTGAACCCAGAAACAGCATTGTTCATAATCGCCTCCAAAACTTTCACCACACAAGAGACGATCACCAACGCTACGTCAGCGAAGACATGGTTCTTGGAGGCTGCTAAGGAC CCAGCAGCAGTATCGAAGCACTTCGTAGCGCTATCCACTAATGGTGAAAAGGTGACAGCTTTCGGTATCGACCCAAAGAATATGTTCGGCTTCTGGGACTGGGTTGGAGGAAG GTATTCTCTATGGTCCGCTATTGGTCTATCCATCTCTCTATACATCGGCTTCGAAAACTTCGAGAAGCTTCTAGATGGCGCCAACTTTATGGACAACCACTTCTGCACTGCGCCTCTGGAGAagaat GCTCCAGTAATACTAGCTCTGTTAGGAGTGTGGTACGGCAACTTCTATGGCGCTGAAACTCACGCTCTTTTGCCTTATGATCAGTATTTACATAG ATTCGCAGCGTACTTCCAGCAAGGGGACATGGAGAGTAACGGCAAGTACGTGACTCGTGGGGGGGAGACTGTGGAGTACAGCACCGGGCCCGTCGTGTGGGGGGAGCCGGGCACCAACGGGCAGCACGCGTTCTACCAGCTCGTGCATCAGGGCACCAG GCTAATCCCATGCGACTTCCTAGCGCCAGCCCAAACTCACAACCCGATAGCGAACGGCGCGCACCACAAGATATTACTCGCTAACTTCCTCGCGCAAACTGAGGCGCTTATGAAGGGGAAGACGGATGCTGAG GCCAAAGCGGAATTAGAGAAATCAGGAATGGCGCCAGAAGCGATCGCTAAGATCCTTCCCCACAAAGTGTTCAAGGGCAACCGTCCAACCAACTCGATTGTTGTTAAGAAGTTCACGCCGTTCACACTTGGCGCTCTTATCG cCATGTACGAACACAAAATCTTCACACAAGGCGTGATCTGGGACATCAACTCCTTCGACCAATGGGGAGTGGAACTCGGCAAGCAATTGGCCAAAGCGATAGAACCGGAACTACAAGATGGCAAGAAAATCACCAGCCATGATGCTTCTACTAACGGCCTTATTAACTTCTTGAAagaaaacttttaa
- the LOC123701659 gene encoding flap endonuclease 1, whose protein sequence is MGIIGLSKLIADIAPQAVKEMEIKNYFGRKVAIDASMSLYQFLIAVRSEGAQLTSVDGETTSHLMGTFYRTIRLVENGIKPVYVFDGKPPEMKSHQLNKRAERREEAEKELQKATEAGDQASMEKFNRRLVKVTKQHGEEARELLKLMGVPVVEAPCEAEAQCAAMVKAGKVYAVATEDMDALTFGSNVLLRHLTFSEARKMPVQEFHLDQVLSGLELNHNEFIDLCILLGCDYCGSIRGIGPKRAIELIRQHRSLEEVLRNIDTKKYVPPEDWDFSNARRLFLEPEVKDAAEIELKWTDPDEDGLVKFLCGDKQFNEDRVRNGAKKLLKARSGTTQGRLDGFFKVLSTTPNPKRKAEEDKKNANKKAKTGGGRGRGRAK, encoded by the exons ATGGGTATTATAggtttatctaaattaattgCGGATATCGCACCTCAAGCTGTTAAAGAaatggaaattaaaaattactttg GTCGTAAAGTGGCTATTGATGCATCTATGAGTTTATATCAGTTTTTAATAGCAGTAAGAAGTGAAG GAGCTCAACTAACATCAGTTGATGGTGAGACAACGTCACATCTCATGGGGACCTTCTACAGAACCATCAGGCTGGTAGAGAATGGCATCAAACCTGTGTATGTATTTGATGGCAAGCCACCAGAAATGAAGTCACATCAGTTGAACAAACGAGCTGAGAGACGGGAGGAAGCGGAGAAGGAACTGCAAAAGGCTACTGAAGCTG GTGACCAAGCATCCATGGAGAAATTCAACCGTCGGCTAGTGAAAGTGACAAAGCAGCATGGAGAGGAGGCTCGGGAACTATTGAAGCTCATGGGAGTGCCTGTTGTGGAGGCACCTTGTGAGGCTGAAGCCCAGTGCGCTGCGAtg gtaAAAGCTGGCAAAGTATATGCCGTAGCGACAGAGGATATGGACGCATTGACCTTTGGTTCCAATGTATTATTGCGACACCTGACGTTTTCTGAAGCCCGTAAAATGCCAGTCCAGGAGTTCCACCTTGATCAAGTGTTGAGTGGCCTGGAGTTGAATCATAATGAG TTCATAGACCTCTGCATTCTCCTCGGCTGTGACTACTGCGGTTCGATCCGCGGCATCGGCCCCAAACGAGCCATAGAACTAATACGACAACACCGTAGTTTGGAAGAAGTGCTCCGTAACATAGACACTAAGAAATATGTGCCACCTGAAGATTGGGACTTTAGTAACGCGAGGAGACTGTTTCTGGAACCGGAGGTTAAGGATGCTGCAGAGATTGAA TTAAAATGGACAGACCCAGATGAAGATGGTTTAGTAAAGTTCCTGTGTGGAGACAAACAGTTCAATGAAGACAGAGTGAGGAATGGCGCTAAAAAACTACTGAAAGCTCGCTCTGGTACTACACAGGGAAGACTTGATGGGTTCTTTAag GTATTATCAACAACACCGAATCCAAAACGTAAAGCAGAAGAAGACAAAAAGAACGCAAACAAAAAAGCAAAAACTGGCGGCGGTCGAGGAAGGGGAAGagcgaaataa